The following proteins are encoded in a genomic region of Streptomyces sp. NBC_01723:
- a CDS encoding xanthine dehydrogenase family protein molybdopterin-binding subunit has product MSRSPVGRETERVDGRLKATGAAEYSGDYRAPALAHAHLVTSTIARGTLTGIDTAAALASPGVLRVYAAPDPRLGLYPITGPLAGFVENYVPLRDAEVHFHGQAIAMVVAETLEQARDAATRVIATYETRPPRTSLADEPHAPAGPTISGSPSSLNILAPGVPSIDAALAASDVVVEAEFHQQMQHHAAMEPHAVLAVWKGDQVTIYAGAQVPSAYALGTAQRLGVLPQNVRLITKYVGGAFGARVILWSDTPLAAAAAREIGRPVRLVLTREQMFTLTGHRPQLTQTIRLGASRDGVLKAISHRSVSERPTTVTFPMTPAHATTDALYRTPNLHVDAQLATLDIPGSRAMRGPNEAPGSFALETAMDELAVATGVDPVELRLRNYATKSPSTGLPWSSKHLEECYRVGARRFGWSARSAKPRSRVDGQWLYGTGMATAIYPAHRRAASVRVRLLDDDTAVVSTGISDFGTGGATMVSISGADALGIPLTRVTAEIGDTLLPQGAPAAGSSATHATVPLIVNAARDAINELKRIAVTDDRSPWHGANTDDLRYERGVLHGQGRSMTFGRLLAAVDSPGITALAESAGDADPRYVHHSFGAHFCEVRVNRFTGETRVTRFTTVADVGRVINSRAARSQLVGGVIFGIGHALLEENPLELDTGRLASSTLADYLVPVNADVPDIDVHLLGRPDPVLTGPLGDGSEDVGTRSLGARGLGEIGTVGSAAAIGNAVHNATGIRVRNVPITLDKLIEHL; this is encoded by the coding sequence ATGTCCCGTTCCCCAGTCGGACGCGAGACCGAGCGCGTCGACGGCAGGCTGAAAGCCACCGGCGCGGCCGAGTACTCCGGTGACTACCGGGCCCCCGCCCTCGCACACGCCCATCTCGTCACCAGCACCATCGCGCGAGGCACCCTCACCGGCATCGACACGGCGGCCGCGCTGGCCTCACCCGGTGTCCTGCGTGTCTATGCCGCGCCAGACCCCCGCTTGGGCCTGTACCCCATCACCGGCCCGCTCGCCGGCTTCGTCGAGAACTACGTCCCGCTGCGTGACGCGGAGGTCCATTTCCACGGCCAGGCCATCGCGATGGTCGTCGCCGAGACCCTCGAGCAGGCACGCGACGCCGCCACGAGGGTCATCGCGACCTACGAGACCCGGCCACCGCGCACCTCGCTCGCGGATGAGCCCCACGCTCCGGCCGGCCCCACCATCAGCGGGTCACCGAGTAGCCTCAACATTCTGGCGCCCGGCGTCCCCTCGATCGACGCCGCGCTCGCCGCCAGCGACGTCGTCGTGGAGGCCGAGTTCCATCAGCAGATGCAACACCACGCGGCGATGGAGCCCCACGCCGTCCTCGCCGTCTGGAAAGGCGATCAGGTCACCATCTATGCCGGTGCGCAGGTCCCCTCAGCGTACGCCCTCGGGACGGCCCAGCGGCTCGGCGTCCTGCCGCAGAACGTCCGGCTGATCACGAAGTACGTGGGCGGCGCCTTCGGCGCCCGCGTCATCTTGTGGAGCGACACGCCGCTTGCCGCCGCCGCGGCCCGGGAGATCGGCCGCCCGGTCCGGCTCGTCCTCACCCGTGAGCAGATGTTCACCCTGACCGGCCACCGGCCCCAACTCACGCAAACCATCCGTCTGGGCGCCTCCCGCGACGGCGTCCTCAAGGCCATCAGCCACCGGAGCGTCTCCGAGCGCCCGACCACCGTCACCTTCCCCATGACCCCGGCGCACGCCACCACGGACGCGCTCTACCGCACTCCGAACCTACACGTCGATGCACAGCTAGCCACCCTCGACATTCCCGGGAGCCGGGCGATGCGTGGCCCCAACGAGGCACCCGGGTCTTTCGCCCTGGAGACGGCGATGGACGAACTGGCCGTGGCCACCGGCGTCGACCCGGTAGAGCTGCGGCTGCGCAACTACGCCACCAAGAGCCCTTCCACAGGCTTGCCGTGGTCGAGCAAGCACCTCGAGGAGTGCTACCGCGTCGGCGCGCGGCGATTCGGCTGGTCGGCCCGCAGCGCCAAGCCCCGCTCACGCGTCGACGGGCAGTGGCTGTATGGCACCGGAATGGCCACCGCCATCTACCCGGCGCACCGCCGGGCCGCGAGCGTGCGGGTCCGGTTGCTCGACGACGACACCGCCGTGGTCTCGACCGGGATCTCGGACTTTGGCACTGGCGGGGCGACCATGGTGAGCATCTCCGGCGCGGACGCCCTGGGGATCCCGTTGACGCGCGTGACGGCTGAGATCGGCGACACCCTGCTGCCGCAGGGCGCGCCCGCCGCCGGGTCCAGCGCCACGCACGCCACCGTGCCGTTGATCGTGAACGCTGCCCGCGACGCGATCAACGAGCTCAAGCGGATCGCCGTCACCGACGATAGGTCGCCGTGGCACGGAGCGAACACCGACGACCTGCGCTACGAGCGCGGCGTCCTGCACGGTCAAGGGCGGTCGATGACCTTCGGACGCCTCTTGGCGGCCGTCGACTCACCAGGCATCACGGCCCTCGCCGAGTCAGCCGGCGATGCCGACCCGCGGTATGTGCACCATAGCTTCGGCGCCCACTTCTGCGAGGTGCGGGTCAACCGGTTCACCGGCGAGACCCGCGTCACCCGGTTCACCACGGTCGCGGACGTCGGCCGCGTCATCAACTCACGGGCCGCCCGGAGCCAGCTCGTCGGCGGCGTGATCTTCGGTATCGGGCACGCCCTGCTGGAGGAGAACCCGCTGGAGCTCGACACCGGGCGTCTGGCGTCTAGCACGCTCGCCGACTACCTCGTGCCCGTGAACGCCGACGTCCCCGACATCGACGTGCACCTGCTCGGTCGGCCGGACCCTGTCCTCACCGG
- a CDS encoding XdhC family protein translates to MLEIAPDLVERARRGVPFVAATVTSVAGSAPRQPGSSLVVDADGTVLGNVSGGCVDAAVHDVCREMLAGDHHARALRFGYSDADALDVGLTCGGTIELFLRHHDPTTEPWLESALADAAGGRAVAVATIVRGPETHLGRAIVVRPGRSVAGTLGDEPLDQVAEAQVTGALHAGRTGTLDLGVADSYCREPMTLLVESSSPPPRMLVFGAIDHAAALARLGSFLGYRVTVCDARATFATPERFPDAEVVVEWPHRYLGSQAEAGLLDQRTVLCVLTHDSKFDLPLLTAALRMPVAYVGAMGSRRTHEERLTRLRDAGLTKGELDRLHSPIGLDLGARTPQETALSIAAEVVAHRHGGSGAPLSTGVPIHHSAPSTGAPAFSS, encoded by the coding sequence ATGCTTGAGATCGCGCCTGACCTGGTCGAACGTGCCCGTCGCGGGGTCCCGTTCGTGGCTGCCACCGTCACGAGCGTTGCTGGCAGCGCTCCGCGGCAGCCTGGCTCGTCCCTGGTCGTGGATGCTGACGGCACTGTGCTGGGCAATGTGTCGGGCGGGTGCGTCGACGCCGCGGTCCACGACGTGTGTCGGGAGATGCTGGCCGGGGACCACCACGCCCGGGCCCTCCGGTTCGGGTACAGCGACGCCGACGCGTTGGACGTGGGTCTGACCTGCGGCGGCACCATCGAGCTTTTCCTGCGCCACCACGACCCGACCACCGAACCATGGCTCGAATCTGCTCTGGCCGATGCCGCAGGCGGCCGGGCGGTGGCCGTGGCCACCATCGTGCGCGGCCCGGAGACCCACCTCGGTCGCGCGATCGTCGTGCGGCCCGGTAGATCCGTCGCAGGAACGCTCGGGGACGAACCGCTCGACCAGGTCGCCGAGGCACAGGTCACCGGTGCCCTACACGCCGGGCGGACCGGCACGCTCGATCTCGGGGTGGCCGACAGCTACTGCCGGGAGCCGATGACTTTGCTGGTGGAGAGCAGCTCTCCACCGCCTCGAATGCTGGTCTTCGGCGCCATCGACCACGCAGCCGCGCTGGCCCGGCTCGGCTCCTTCCTCGGCTATCGGGTGACCGTCTGCGACGCCAGGGCCACGTTCGCCACCCCGGAACGATTCCCGGACGCGGAGGTCGTCGTCGAGTGGCCGCACCGCTATCTCGGGTCCCAGGCCGAGGCCGGCCTGCTGGACCAGCGCACCGTCTTGTGCGTGCTCACCCACGACTCCAAGTTCGACCTGCCGCTCCTGACCGCCGCACTGCGTATGCCGGTTGCGTACGTGGGGGCCATGGGGTCCCGCCGCACCCACGAGGAACGCCTCACCCGGCTCCGTGACGCCGGTCTCACCAAAGGCGAGCTCGATCGCCTGCACTCGCCCATCGGCCTCGACCTCGGGGCACGTACCCCGCAGGAGACAGCGCTGTCGATCGCGGCGGAGGTCGTCGCCCACCGGCACGGCGGCTCCGGGGCACCCCTGAGCACCGGAGTCCCCATCCACCACAGTGCTCCGTCGACCGGCGCACCCGCATTCAGCAGCTGA